From a region of the Sporosarcina ureilytica genome:
- a CDS encoding YjiH family protein codes for MKAENITETTMAHSYIKFSNIFKLVFYSAVGAFMFFIPITIDGKSSIMLDHIVTFLRGGIPPFVIHFYIAIILVVGATYPFVTRTWNKTITSTIMSFLKVVGLILGLMLILGVGPAWMFQEDMGPFILNALVTPVSILVPVGALFLALLVGYGLLEFIGILMQPVMRPIFRTPGRSAIDAVASFVGSYSIGLLVTNRIYNEGKYTKREAIIVATGFSTVSATFMVVIANTLDIMSIWNFYFWTSLVITFTVTAITTRLWPISSTPDTYVNGEGDPELVIEKDRLKTAWNEALKVADDSEPLYRYILVSLKEGIQMVMSILPTILSVGLLGLVLATYTPIFDLLGYIFYPITYLLKIPEPLLVAKASAISITEIFLPSLLVVGAPLMTKYIVAVLSVSSILFFSASIPSMLATDIPFSVPKLVVIWFIRVVLTLMITTPVAYLFL; via the coding sequence ATGAAAGCTGAAAATATTACAGAAACAACGATGGCACATAGTTATATAAAATTTTCAAATATATTTAAATTAGTTTTTTATAGTGCTGTTGGCGCTTTTATGTTTTTTATTCCGATAACAATCGACGGTAAATCGTCTATCATGCTCGATCATATCGTAACATTTTTACGAGGTGGAATACCTCCGTTTGTCATACATTTCTACATTGCAATTATTTTAGTTGTGGGAGCAACTTACCCATTTGTTACTCGGACTTGGAACAAAACGATCACATCTACGATTATGTCTTTCCTAAAAGTTGTTGGACTGATACTTGGACTCATGCTTATTTTAGGTGTAGGTCCAGCCTGGATGTTTCAAGAAGATATGGGTCCGTTTATACTGAATGCTTTAGTTACTCCTGTTAGTATACTCGTTCCTGTAGGCGCTCTTTTTTTAGCCTTACTTGTCGGGTATGGATTACTCGAATTTATCGGAATATTAATGCAACCGGTCATGCGCCCGATTTTCAGAACACCTGGAAGGTCAGCAATCGATGCGGTCGCCTCGTTTGTCGGAAGTTATTCGATTGGTCTTTTGGTTACGAACCGTATTTATAATGAGGGGAAATATACGAAAAGAGAAGCGATAATTGTTGCGACTGGATTTTCAACTGTATCGGCGACGTTTATGGTTGTCATTGCGAACACGCTTGATATCATGTCGATTTGGAACTTTTATTTCTGGACATCTTTAGTCATCACATTTACGGTGACGGCTATTACAACCCGTTTATGGCCAATCAGTAGTACACCGGATACGTATGTTAATGGAGAAGGAGATCCGGAATTAGTCATCGAAAAGGATCGTTTAAAAACAGCGTGGAATGAAGCACTTAAAGTCGCGGATGATAGTGAACCATTATACCGCTATATTCTTGTCAGTTTAAAAGAAGGTATTCAAATGGTCATGAGTATTTTGCCGACAATTCTTTCGGTAGGTCTTCTTGGCTTAGTATTGGCAACCTATACGCCGATCTTTGATTTATTAGGCTATATTTTCTATCCGATTACGTACCTATTAAAAATACCCGAGCCTTTACTAGTCGCTAAAGCAAGTGCGATTTCCATTACAGAAATCTTCTTGCCATCTTTATTAGTTGTCGGAGCTCCGTTAATGACGAAATATATTGTAGCTGTCTTATCTGTATCGTCAATTTTATTTTTCTCAGCTTCCATTCCAAGTATGTTGGCGACAGATATACCTTTCAGTGTACCGAAATTAGTCGTTATTTGGTTTATAAGAGTTGTTTTAACATTGATGATTACTACTCCAGTTGCGTACCTTTTCTTATAG
- a CDS encoding CaiB/BaiF CoA transferase family protein produces MKQPLEGIKVLDFSRVLAGPYCTMLLADMGAEVIKIERPETGDDTRHFGPFQNGESGYFMFLNRGKKSVELNLKEASDRESLMALIKEADVIVENFRPGVMKGLGLDYETLKEVNEGLVYCSISGFGQYGPYSKRPAYDIVAQAMGGIASITGYPDNPPTRSGASLGDMSAALYAAYGVMVALFHRERTGIGQEIDVAMVDSIFALLEHNVMRYTSEGVTPERVGNRHPISAPFDVYESKEGHVVIATANESLFARLCKVMDKEELLEDARFVTDIERGKNESELKVIIEEWLSQYTAEEAVNLINEAGVPSSTILNIAEISESDHVKEREMLLEIEHPIAGKTRIPGNPVKLSKTPIQVKSPSPALGEHNDMIKQKFKAK; encoded by the coding sequence ATGAAGCAACCTTTAGAAGGAATAAAAGTTTTGGACTTTTCAAGAGTTTTAGCTGGTCCCTACTGTACGATGTTGTTAGCAGATATGGGAGCAGAAGTTATTAAAATTGAAAGGCCGGAAACAGGAGATGATACTCGACATTTTGGTCCGTTCCAAAATGGTGAAAGCGGTTATTTCATGTTTTTGAACCGCGGTAAAAAAAGTGTTGAGTTGAACTTGAAAGAAGCTTCCGATCGTGAAAGTTTAATGGCGTTAATTAAAGAAGCAGATGTTATTGTAGAAAATTTCCGCCCTGGTGTTATGAAAGGGTTAGGATTAGATTATGAAACTTTGAAAGAAGTTAATGAAGGTTTAGTCTATTGTTCGATTTCAGGTTTTGGTCAGTATGGACCTTATAGTAAGCGACCTGCCTATGATATCGTTGCACAAGCTATGGGGGGAATTGCTAGTATCACTGGCTATCCAGACAATCCGCCTACTAGATCTGGTGCATCACTTGGAGATATGAGTGCAGCGCTTTATGCAGCATATGGCGTGATGGTTGCTCTTTTCCATAGGGAACGAACAGGCATTGGTCAAGAAATCGATGTTGCGATGGTCGACTCAATTTTCGCATTGCTTGAACATAATGTCATGCGTTACACATCAGAAGGCGTTACTCCTGAGCGAGTTGGAAATCGCCATCCGATTAGTGCGCCGTTTGATGTATATGAAAGTAAAGAGGGACATGTAGTCATAGCAACGGCGAACGAGTCTTTATTCGCTAGACTTTGTAAGGTGATGGATAAAGAAGAGTTGTTAGAGGACGCACGTTTTGTGACAGATATTGAGCGTGGGAAAAATGAAAGCGAATTAAAAGTAATTATTGAAGAGTGGCTGTCACAATATACTGCTGAAGAAGCAGTAAATCTTATTAATGAGGCTGGAGTACCTAGCTCAACAATTTTAAATATTGCTGAAATCAGTGAAAGTGATCATGTAAAAGAAAGAGAAATGTTGCTTGAGATTGAGCATCCAATTGCAGGTAAGACACGTATTCCAGGTAACCCTGTTAAATTATCAAAAACACCTATACAAGTTAAGTCACCAAGCCCAGCTTTAGGTGAACATAACGACATGATTAAACAGAAATTTAAAGCAAAGTGA
- a CDS encoding acyl-CoA dehydrogenase family protein → MNFDFTEEQKSIRDMVRNFTRDVIAPKAEEIDRDNRFPKEHISKMGELGLLGIAYPEEDGGVGADAISEAIAVEEITYGCAATGSILTAHYLGIDGLYLASNKEQREKYLVPGCQGEKLFAFCLTEPIGGTDVSSMKTTAKRDGDTYVLNGSKIFITNGSYADTLVVYAKTDTAKGSKGISAFIVEKDTPGLSFGAGDDKMGIRGATTDEVIFENCVIPAENLVGEEGEGFKIAMQVVDRGRIGIAAMAIGLSQAAIDEAVNYSKEREAFGQTINKFQGLQWMMAEMETDLAVGRLYTYFTASLKDKEGYRLSKEASIAKLFTSEASNRIVNKAVQIHGGYGYMKEYTVERLYRDQRILEIFEGTSQVQKMVIAHHLLK, encoded by the coding sequence ATGAATTTTGATTTTACAGAGGAACAAAAAAGTATTCGAGATATGGTCAGAAATTTCACAAGAGATGTCATTGCTCCTAAAGCAGAAGAAATTGACCGTGACAATCGTTTTCCTAAAGAACATATTTCAAAGATGGGGGAACTTGGTCTGTTAGGAATTGCGTATCCAGAGGAAGACGGTGGCGTTGGCGCTGATGCTATTTCTGAGGCAATTGCTGTTGAAGAAATTACATATGGCTGTGCTGCAACGGGTTCAATCTTGACTGCCCATTATTTAGGGATAGATGGACTTTATCTTGCGTCAAATAAAGAACAGCGAGAAAAGTATTTAGTTCCAGGTTGCCAAGGTGAAAAGTTATTTGCCTTTTGTTTGACAGAACCGATTGGAGGCACGGACGTTTCTTCCATGAAAACAACTGCAAAACGTGATGGAGATACATATGTGCTGAATGGTTCGAAAATCTTTATCACAAATGGTTCTTATGCAGATACACTAGTTGTTTATGCAAAAACAGATACAGCAAAAGGCAGTAAAGGAATCAGTGCATTCATCGTTGAAAAAGATACGCCTGGTTTATCATTTGGAGCTGGCGATGACAAAATGGGAATTCGCGGTGCAACAACAGACGAAGTCATTTTTGAAAACTGTGTCATTCCGGCAGAAAACCTTGTTGGAGAAGAAGGAGAAGGCTTCAAAATTGCGATGCAAGTAGTTGACCGCGGAAGAATCGGAATTGCTGCAATGGCCATTGGTTTATCCCAAGCTGCAATCGATGAAGCGGTAAACTATTCGAAGGAACGAGAAGCATTCGGTCAGACAATTAACAAGTTCCAAGGACTTCAATGGATGATGGCAGAGATGGAGACGGATCTTGCTGTCGGCCGATTGTACACATATTTTACAGCTAGTTTAAAAGATAAAGAAGGATATAGATTGTCAAAAGAAGCATCAATTGCAAAATTATTTACCTCTGAAGCATCTAATAGAATTGTAAATAAAGCCGTTCAAATCCATGGCGGTTATGGCTATATGAAAGAGTATACAGTTGAAAGACTGTACAGAGATCAGCGAATTCTAGAAATCTTTGAAGGAACATCACAAGTGCAGAAAATGGTTATTGCTCATCATTTATTGAAATAA
- the hutU gene encoding urocanate hydratase, with amino-acid sequence MSLKVQEIRAPRGNKLNCKGWVQEAALRMLMNNLDPEVAENPDDLVVYGGIGKAARDWESYHKIIEELKELENDETLLIQSGKPVGKFRTHENSPRVLIANSNLVPAYANWEHFNELDKEGLMMYGQMTAGSWIYIGAQGILQGTYLSFVEAGKKLYGTPDLTGKFILTGGMGGMSGAQPLAGKMAKAVILVVEVDRKRIERKIKEKYCDYIFEDLDEALDKVKELTAKGEPASIGLVGNCADVFQEIHDRGIVPDIVTDQTSAHDPRNGYVPSGMTYEEALKLREEDPDKYEELSLETIANHVRAMLALQEAGSETFDYGNNIRHYAKVQGVENAFDFPGFVPAYLRPLFCEGNGPFRWAALSGEPEDIYKTDQLAKEMFADNEALVNWIDMAQKMVAWQGLPARICWLGYGERHKFALKVNEMVASGELSAPIVFGRDHLDSGSVASPNRETESMKDGSDAVADWPILNALVNTAGGASWVSLHHGGGVGMGYSIHAGQVLVADGTEEAAEKIKRVLVSDPGMGVIRHADAGYQRAMDVAEERGVHIPMKK; translated from the coding sequence ATGAGTCTAAAAGTTCAAGAAATCCGTGCCCCTCGTGGGAATAAGTTAAATTGTAAAGGTTGGGTCCAGGAAGCCGCATTGCGTATGCTTATGAATAACCTCGATCCAGAAGTAGCTGAAAATCCAGATGATCTTGTTGTATACGGTGGAATCGGTAAAGCAGCTAGAGACTGGGAAAGTTACCATAAAATCATTGAAGAATTAAAAGAATTAGAGAATGATGAAACATTATTAATCCAATCAGGTAAGCCTGTTGGGAAATTCAGAACACATGAGAACTCACCACGTGTATTAATCGCTAACTCGAATTTAGTTCCTGCATATGCGAACTGGGAGCATTTTAATGAGTTAGATAAAGAAGGACTCATGATGTATGGACAAATGACAGCAGGAAGCTGGATTTACATCGGAGCACAAGGAATTCTCCAAGGTACTTACTTAAGTTTTGTTGAAGCAGGAAAGAAACTTTACGGAACACCTGACTTAACAGGTAAATTTATTTTAACTGGTGGTATGGGTGGAATGAGTGGAGCTCAGCCACTAGCAGGTAAAATGGCAAAAGCAGTTATTTTAGTGGTTGAAGTTGATCGTAAGAGAATCGAAAGAAAAATCAAAGAAAAATACTGTGACTATATTTTTGAAGATCTTGACGAAGCATTAGATAAAGTCAAAGAATTGACTGCAAAAGGCGAGCCAGCTTCAATCGGTTTAGTTGGAAACTGTGCAGATGTTTTCCAAGAAATTCATGACCGGGGTATTGTACCAGATATCGTTACAGACCAAACGAGTGCACATGACCCAAGAAACGGTTATGTTCCAAGCGGCATGACGTATGAAGAAGCTCTAAAACTAAGAGAAGAAGATCCAGATAAATATGAGGAACTTTCACTTGAAACAATTGCGAATCATGTAAGAGCAATGTTAGCTCTACAAGAAGCTGGATCAGAAACGTTTGACTATGGAAATAACATTAGACATTATGCAAAAGTACAAGGTGTAGAAAATGCGTTTGACTTCCCAGGATTCGTTCCGGCATATCTACGTCCACTGTTCTGTGAAGGAAACGGTCCTTTCCGTTGGGCTGCATTATCAGGAGAGCCTGAAGATATTTATAAAACAGACCAATTAGCAAAAGAAATGTTTGCTGATAATGAAGCGTTAGTAAACTGGATTGACATGGCTCAGAAAATGGTTGCATGGCAAGGTTTACCAGCAAGAATTTGTTGGTTAGGTTACGGTGAGCGTCATAAGTTTGCCCTAAAAGTAAATGAAATGGTTGCAAGTGGTGAACTAAGTGCACCTATTGTATTCGGACGTGATCATTTGGACAGTGGCTCAGTTGCTTCACCAAACCGTGAGACGGAATCAATGAAAGATGGCAGTGATGCAGTAGCAGACTGGCCGATCTTAAATGCACTAGTAAACACTGCTGGTGGAGCGAGTTGGGTAAGTTTACACCACGGTGGTGGGGTTGGAATGGGATATTCAATTCATGCTGGTCAAGTATTAGTTGCTGATGGAACGGAAGAAGCAGCTGAAAAGATCAAACGTGTCCTTGTGTCTGACCCGGGAATGGGCGTTATTAGACACGCCGATGCAGGCTATCAGAGAGCGATGGATGTTGCTGAAGAGCGCGGCGTTCATATTCCAATGAAGAAGTAA
- a CDS encoding cold-shock protein, whose translation MEQGTVKWFNAEKGFGFIEREAGEDVFVHFSAIQSDGFKSLDEGQSVTFEIEEGQRGLQAANVQKA comes from the coding sequence ATGGAACAAGGTACAGTTAAGTGGTTTAATGCAGAAAAAGGTTTTGGATTCATCGAGCGTGAAGCAGGAGAAGACGTATTCGTTCATTTCTCAGCAATTCAAAGCGATGGTTTCAAATCTTTAGACGAAGGTCAAAGCGTAACGTTTGAAATTGAAGAAGGACAACGCGGCCTACAAGCTGCAAATGTTCAAAAAGCTTAA
- a CDS encoding MerR family transcriptional regulator, which produces MTSPNLNGTYFIQQVSDMTGLSKQVIRKWEERYHVVQPKRLDNGYRIYRDADINTLLSVKSLSEQGHSISRAVQLTKERAALFDTVPASTQSIQEPPVLNDYVFQLLEKGTHCNELELHLILQDAYHAFGLSDFLTSVVIPFLNKVGSKWSKHEWDAYQESVSSLVVRDFLVQIRRNFRYKEDAPLIVGACLPYEQHEIPLHILLLQFMMKGWKTILIGASPAPGSIESLIKKLKPEKVVLSATTTIPFDTDPNLLKSLDQFAVEHPQIDFYLGGTGALDYTKNKTFCAINVTNSFEETLIK; this is translated from the coding sequence ATGACTTCGCCAAATCTAAATGGAACCTATTTTATTCAACAAGTTTCAGACATGACAGGATTGTCGAAACAAGTCATTCGCAAATGGGAAGAACGTTATCATGTTGTACAACCTAAACGTTTAGATAACGGCTATCGTATATATAGAGATGCAGATATTAACACATTGCTAAGTGTCAAAAGTCTATCCGAACAAGGACATTCCATTAGTCGTGCTGTCCAACTTACGAAAGAAAGGGCTGCTCTGTTCGATACAGTTCCAGCTTCTACACAATCTATTCAGGAACCGCCAGTTCTAAACGACTATGTTTTTCAACTTTTAGAAAAGGGAACGCATTGTAATGAGTTAGAGTTACATTTGATATTGCAAGACGCTTATCATGCTTTCGGTCTATCCGACTTTTTGACATCCGTTGTTATTCCTTTTTTGAACAAAGTAGGAAGTAAATGGAGTAAACATGAATGGGATGCGTATCAAGAATCCGTCTCTAGCCTTGTCGTACGAGATTTTTTAGTACAAATTCGGCGTAATTTCAGATACAAAGAGGATGCTCCTTTAATTGTAGGCGCCTGCCTTCCTTATGAGCAACATGAAATCCCTTTACATATCCTCTTATTGCAATTTATGATGAAAGGCTGGAAAACTATTCTCATCGGCGCTTCTCCAGCACCAGGTTCAATTGAATCCCTTATAAAAAAATTAAAACCAGAAAAAGTCGTATTATCCGCAACAACAACAATTCCATTTGACACGGATCCAAACTTGTTAAAAAGCCTAGATCAATTTGCCGTTGAACATCCGCAAATTGATTTTTATCTAGGGGGAACAGGTGCGCTTGACTATACAAAAAACAAAACATTTTGCGCCATAAATGTTACGAATTCATTTGAAGAAACCTTAATTAAATAG
- a CDS encoding EAL domain-containing protein, producing the protein MHDCNACNPTELLYKIRISGDYNTSHLPQLIAYLTSNELLVNTRKNIIVVKETAVAGLYDYFSDFMELKSIEFKVGTSEWTPIHEVFEWLEVKWIDKVILDNSVTFHIQSIVDRNKEVFAYEMLARFQDEDGNSVPPNVVFTAAKKRNRTYALDRVCRMTAVRHAVAIQKKVFINFIPTSIYSPEHCLKTTIQLANQLKIPFSQLFFEVVETENVTDIEHLKKILDYYRKRGLHYALDDVGEGFSTIEMLEQLKPNYMKLDMKFVQGVSDDLCKQTAAKKFLTAALQVGAIPLAEGIERNEDFYWLKEIGYELFQGYLFGKPGPIATDITLEKNNKLV; encoded by the coding sequence ATGCATGATTGTAATGCTTGTAACCCAACTGAACTATTGTACAAAATACGTATTTCTGGTGATTACAATACATCTCACCTTCCCCAACTTATCGCTTATCTTACAAGTAATGAGTTATTGGTTAATACAAGAAAAAATATCATCGTTGTAAAAGAAACTGCAGTTGCAGGTCTATATGATTATTTCAGTGATTTTATGGAATTAAAATCGATTGAGTTTAAAGTAGGGACGAGCGAATGGACACCCATTCATGAAGTGTTTGAATGGTTAGAGGTAAAATGGATTGACAAAGTCATTCTCGACAATAGTGTTACTTTCCATATCCAGTCTATTGTTGATCGCAACAAAGAAGTGTTTGCTTATGAAATGTTAGCTCGCTTCCAAGATGAGGATGGGAATTCTGTTCCTCCTAATGTAGTATTTACAGCAGCTAAAAAACGAAATCGTACTTATGCATTAGATCGAGTGTGTAGAATGACTGCCGTTAGACATGCTGTTGCTATTCAAAAGAAAGTATTTATCAATTTTATACCGACTTCTATTTACTCCCCTGAACATTGTTTGAAAACGACCATTCAACTTGCCAATCAGTTGAAAATACCTTTTTCTCAATTATTCTTTGAAGTCGTTGAAACTGAAAATGTGACTGATATAGAACATTTGAAAAAAATACTTGATTATTACCGAAAGAGAGGTTTGCACTATGCGTTGGATGATGTTGGAGAAGGATTTAGCACAATTGAAATGCTTGAACAATTAAAACCGAATTATATGAAGCTAGATATGAAGTTTGTACAAGGAGTCTCCGATGATTTATGTAAACAAACAGCAGCCAAAAAGTTTTTAACGGCAGCGTTACAAGTAGGCGCAATTCCTCTTGCTGAAGGCATTGAACGAAATGAAGACTTTTACTGGTTGAAAGAAATCGGCTATGAACTATTCCAAGGTTATTTATTCGGAAAGCCGGGTCCAATAGCAACGGATATTACTTTAGAAAAGAATAACAAGCTTGTATAA
- a CDS encoding ABC transporter permease, with amino-acid sequence MFLAWNEILKNKLRFTLIVGVLMLVSYLVFFLSGLATGLQNLNRESVDKWQADAIILTEESDKSLYQSSLTIEDANDLDAKELAVIGQLNAVAGNGKFKTNVSLFGIKPDEFIMPEVTEGKVFEKENEVIASDVLQDEGFKIGDELKLSSSEQTLKIVGFTDHARFNASPVLYGDLSTFHRVKFGEMAETYADSINAIVVRDDNLTKIMPSDSLELMEVETFIQNLPGYTEQSLTLNFMIYFLFAISAVIVAIFLYVLTVQKISMFGVMKAQGISSGYLSRSVIAQTFLLAAVGVLVGFVLTLITGAFLPSAVPVAFDIVTMCIYGLVLIVVAIMGAVFSVLTIVRIDPLKAIGG; translated from the coding sequence ATGTTTTTAGCTTGGAATGAAATTTTGAAAAATAAACTGCGCTTTACGTTAATCGTTGGTGTATTAATGCTCGTTTCTTATTTAGTATTCTTTCTATCAGGACTTGCAACTGGCTTGCAAAATTTGAACCGGGAATCGGTTGATAAATGGCAAGCCGATGCAATTATTTTAACCGAGGAATCTGATAAGAGCCTGTACCAATCATCGTTAACGATTGAAGATGCAAATGATCTTGATGCTAAAGAATTGGCAGTCATCGGACAATTAAACGCCGTGGCTGGAAATGGGAAGTTCAAAACGAATGTATCACTCTTTGGTATTAAACCAGATGAGTTTATCATGCCAGAGGTGACGGAAGGGAAAGTGTTCGAAAAGGAAAATGAGGTAATCGCGAGTGATGTGTTACAAGATGAAGGGTTTAAGATTGGTGATGAATTGAAGCTCTCTTCATCAGAACAAACGCTAAAGATTGTTGGTTTTACAGATCATGCCAGGTTCAACGCATCGCCAGTTTTATACGGAGATTTGTCTACTTTCCACAGAGTGAAATTTGGGGAAATGGCTGAAACATATGCAGATAGTATTAACGCAATCGTTGTGCGTGACGATAATTTAACAAAGATCATGCCAAGTGATTCATTAGAATTAATGGAAGTGGAGACGTTTATCCAGAATTTACCGGGATACACCGAACAAAGCTTAACATTAAATTTTATGATTTACTTCTTGTTTGCGATTTCCGCAGTCATTGTAGCGATTTTCTTGTATGTATTGACCGTGCAAAAAATTAGTATGTTCGGTGTGATGAAAGCGCAAGGGATATCAAGTGGTTACTTGTCACGCTCGGTCATTGCGCAAACGTTTCTCTTAGCGGCGGTAGGTGTACTTGTCGGTTTTGTTTTAACGTTAATTACGGGTGCATTTTTACCTAGTGCAGTTCCTGTAGCGTTTGACATTGTCACAATGTGTATTTACGGATTGGTTTTGATTGTCGTGGCAATCATGGGAGCCGTGTTCTCCGTTCTTACAATTGTACGTATTGATCCATTGAAAGCGATAGGAGGATAA
- a CDS encoding ABC transporter ATP-binding protein: MAVLELKQVKKTFGSGHKQVEALKETNFSADKGELIAIIGPSGSGKSTFLTIVGGLLTPTSGTVIINNKNLTDMNEKQRSKIRLKEIGFVLQASNLVPFLTVANQLKLLDQVKRGNMTKSQLEELYEDLGIGDLRTKYPADLSGGERQRVAIAKALYSNPSIILADEPTASLDSDRAYEVMELLKSETKNKNTTTIVVTHDTRLVGYCDKVFNMTDGVLKQV; the protein is encoded by the coding sequence ATGGCAGTATTAGAACTAAAACAAGTGAAAAAAACATTCGGCAGTGGCCATAAACAAGTAGAAGCCTTGAAGGAAACGAATTTTTCAGCAGATAAGGGAGAGCTTATTGCAATTATCGGTCCATCTGGTTCTGGAAAGAGTACGTTTTTAACGATTGTTGGTGGGCTTCTTACACCTACTTCGGGTACTGTCATCATTAATAATAAAAATTTAACAGATATGAATGAGAAACAGCGTTCAAAGATACGGCTAAAAGAAATTGGATTTGTATTACAAGCTTCAAATCTCGTGCCATTTTTAACGGTAGCTAATCAGTTGAAACTTTTGGATCAAGTCAAAAGAGGGAATATGACGAAATCTCAACTGGAAGAACTGTATGAAGACTTGGGCATTGGCGATTTACGAACGAAATATCCCGCTGATTTATCTGGCGGTGAACGTCAACGTGTGGCAATCGCCAAAGCATTATATAGCAACCCGTCCATCATTTTAGCGGATGAACCCACAGCTTCTCTCGACTCAGATCGCGCCTATGAGGTAATGGAATTATTGAAAAGTGAAACGAAGAACAAAAATACGACGACGATTGTTGTTACGCATGATACACGTCTAGTAGGCTACTGTGACAAGGTTTTCAATATGACGGATGGCGTGCTTAAGCAAGTATAA
- a CDS encoding TspO/MBR family protein, whose translation MKLLMVHNNKWKLVTSIAIPLIGGTIAGTLATKSAKAKYQNLQTPSFAPPSWVFPVAWTSLYTLMGVAKHQFDKQPKTSNLQTGGNATYTTQLGLNFLWSFLFFRWNLRGTALVDASLLWTAVTLNTYYFYRGSKLAGSLMIPYTGWTTYAVALNYATWKMNRGRHTGHS comes from the coding sequence ATGAAGCTGTTAATGGTCCATAATAACAAATGGAAATTGGTAACATCCATTGCAATACCACTTATTGGCGGTACGATTGCCGGTACTTTGGCAACAAAGTCTGCAAAAGCTAAGTATCAAAATTTACAGACACCAAGTTTTGCCCCACCTAGTTGGGTGTTTCCCGTGGCATGGACGAGTCTGTATACTTTAATGGGCGTAGCAAAACATCAATTCGATAAACAGCCAAAAACAAGTAATCTACAGACTGGTGGCAATGCAACTTATACAACACAACTTGGCTTAAACTTTCTTTGGTCCTTTCTATTTTTCCGGTGGAATTTAAGAGGAACTGCACTTGTGGATGCATCGCTGCTATGGACGGCGGTAACATTGAATACGTATTATTTCTACCGTGGAAGCAAGCTTGCAGGCTCCTTAATGATTCCATACACTGGATGGACAACCTATGCAGTTGCACTAAACTATGCTACTTGGAAAATGAATCGTGGAAGACATACAGGACATTCTTGA
- a CDS encoding SDR family NAD(P)-dependent oxidoreductase, whose protein sequence is MGKLDNKVALIVGGTSGLGEATAKMFSTEGAKVVVVGQNEEKGQRIVSEIKQNNGEAMFVAMDIANSASVEKGVNQAIEEYGTIDVLYNGAGIHDAYRNVLETDEEEFDKLMAINVKGPYLTTKAVMPIFLEKGKGCIINIGSQSTFVAGAGGNTYVTSKHAISGFTKQLAYDFGSKGVKANLIAPGFIETPMTEGIQDERLNDIPAGRAGKPEEIAAVAVFLASDESDYMQGAEIKVDGGWTVGR, encoded by the coding sequence ATGGGAAAATTAGATAATAAAGTTGCATTGATTGTTGGTGGTACATCAGGTCTTGGAGAAGCGACAGCTAAAATGTTTTCAACAGAAGGCGCTAAAGTGGTCGTTGTTGGTCAAAATGAAGAAAAAGGTCAACGAATTGTTAGTGAGATTAAACAAAATAATGGTGAAGCAATGTTTGTAGCAATGGACATAGCAAATTCCGCATCAGTCGAAAAAGGTGTGAATCAAGCGATAGAAGAATACGGCACAATCGATGTTTTGTATAACGGCGCTGGTATTCATGATGCCTATAGAAACGTCCTTGAAACGGACGAGGAAGAATTTGATAAATTAATGGCTATCAATGTTAAAGGTCCATACCTTACAACGAAAGCCGTTATGCCTATCTTTTTAGAGAAAGGTAAAGGATGTATTATTAACATCGGATCCCAATCCACATTTGTTGCTGGTGCAGGTGGTAATACATATGTAACGAGCAAACATGCAATAAGTGGATTTACGAAACAATTGGCTTATGATTTCGGTAGTAAAGGAGTTAAAGCTAATTTAATCGCACCAGGGTTTATTGAGACGCCTATGACTGAAGGGATTCAAGATGAGAGACTGAACGATATTCCAGCCGGTCGAGCAGGTAAACCAGAGGAGATTGCAGCAGTAGCCGTTTTCTTAGCTTCGGATGAATCGGATTATATGCAGGGCGCAGAAATTAAGGTTGACGGTGGTTGGACTGTCGGGCGTTAA